TAACTTGAGAATTTCTAACATCTCTAACATTTTCACTTACCCAACAAAATCGTATTATATTCTATGATAATAAAAAACATATATGGATAATTTTTGGATCGAAATCCTTCCAGGAATACATGAACATGAACAATGATAAAGGTTTCAAATGTATTCCAATTTTCCATGCATTTACCTGAaaagaaacacagaaaaacaatatttaatatgatattttcaatggaattaCTTATAAATAAAGAGCTTCACAAATTCATCAAAACttaagcaataaaatatacattttccCGGTATTTATGGATTACCAGTAAGCAAAAGGATCTCCTCCTGTTTTGAGCCTCATCCCAGTGAAACTTTAATATCATTCCACTCATTCCTATATGCAGATGTATTTTTCTTAAGAAACTTCCATATTTTCCATACCCATtctcaatttattttcattgaatttctTTGTATCTGCAGtccaaatacatatattttcccTTTCTTCGAGTTCCTCTTCacatttgtttcatttccaTTGCTAATTTGTCACCAAAACTGCCCAGTCCGAAGCCTATTGACAGTGTCTCTGCCCCCAGGCTGCACATTCTTCATTTTTCACCTACTCGGAATGACCACAATCAACCCAAATGATCAGTGAAACGAGCgttgaaagagaaagagcgacagagacagagtgcAGCTCTGTGAGCTCTGGTGACCGCATGAGGgttaacaaacaaatcaaaagcctggccaaaagaaatcccacacagacacacagccgcTAGTCACAGACACTGCCACATgatggcatgtggcatgtggcatgtgccaggtgtgtgtgtggcatagaTTTGTACATTTACTTATATAGTACAGGTGTCAGGACACGCCTCGTTTGCTATGTGGCGCACGTGCAACTTAACCTCAAAAGAAGCGACAAGAGAAAGCAGGAAAGTCgagaagagaagcagaagaagaaaaggaagaaaaattGGGGCACAGTCCACATGCACACAGTTGGATGTGGCAAGCAAGACCCGCAAAACGGATGTGTAGTTCATAAATTTCGTCAAACGGCAACAGAAAAATTGACTTGTCGGTTTTCGTCCTGCCGCTCCTTCTCgctgctcctcccactcctctttgtgctcctttttctgctgccacagtttctgctgctttcggCTGCTTTCTTGaccaaagaaaaatcaatGTCCCAAGCAAGTCATCTTGTGGCCAAAATCATAAATATCAAGCAAAACAGCGAAAGGTCCTTTGGATTGGCAGGTGAATTTGTCATCcatgcccacacccacactcccCCCTTTTCTAactgctctcgctctctctctctctctctccctttgagCCATCATCCACTTTCCTGGCCATTAGTCAAAAGTCTGACGAGACACACTGAGAGGgagccccacacacagaaggGCTGCCACCGAGGGCTATATCCTTTGCAGGGCCATTAGTTGTTGCGCAATTTATGGACCCAACGCATACCcttgcccgttgcccgttaTACTTTCAATATAACGGAACTATTAAAGCAGTTAAATGATAAATTATGCGCCCGCCGCACAGACAATAAGCAAGCAgttcgctcgttcgctctGGCGGGGACCAAAGTCAATGCCGTGAAAGCTTTTTATGATGACGCACTTCCGACACGACTCAAGCCCCCCGTAAAATCCACCAACTGTTTGTCTGACTGTCTGGCAGTGtcccaccccaccccccttTAAGCCCAGTGCTTTTCCCCTTTGGTCAGCTCGTTGGTTCCTCTGCGGGCGTGCGCTTCAATTGCGACTTTTATGGCACATCAATCGTCGCAGTCATCCTTCGTTCCCGTCCTGTCGTCGCTCCATCGCCGGAGAAGCCGTTaacttttattgatttcaatGGCCCAGGATTTGCTCAGTGATTGTCCAGgcaggccacacacacaggacaggCCAGTGTCCAGGCCAGACCAGTGTCCAGCCGGCAGCTCATGAAAGTGCCTTCAACGCCTTTTGACTTAACCGCCACATCGCTTTGTCTTTCCTTTTGCAACTATcactccctcccctcccatCCCCTTTCCGCTGAAGGTCATTAAGTCAAGCTGTGGACATAAATAAGCCGCAGGACATTGAAAAACTTTCCTGTTTTCCTCGTTTCCTGTGTGGCCTTAAGGTGTTTGAGCCGGGCTTTGGAGTCGGCCTTTCTTTTGGGTCTATTAAAGTGCTGTTAAAAGTGGTTTTCAAAAGGGATTTGAATGAGTAATCAAAGTTAAAGGATTGCACAATGATAAAATGTGTGGGTTAACGAGGGATCAGAGGGATCTTTCGGTGGGagataaatgcaaaaaggCAGATAGATGGGGAGCAGAGGAAATAGAGAAGGGAAGGGCTAGTGAGTAGATAATTCCATCAAGAAACAAAGAGGAACTTTGTGGGACGCGTCTGAAGCTGAGTAACTATTTTTATCGCGTTGAAACGAACTGATGAAAGATTCCTGCTTGAGCACCCATAAATCTTACCCTTATAGAAACCAATACGGAAAATTCACTCAGTCTCATCTAGTAATCCTTAACCTTGGGTAAAAATGTTACTGACTCAAAAAATTTCAAACTAAATCCCGCTGCcctacaaaacaaaaaaatctgCTCCAACATGGAAATTCGTTACTTCAACAACCCGTACCCAGACTTCCCCAGAAACGGCGATTTTTTGTTGGATGAAGAGCGCGTCAAGGACCTCATCTCCACGTACGTAAAGACCATTCTGGCAGAGTGTAAGCCGCAAGTTGAGGATCGTGGGGATGTGTATGTGGGCAATGCCGGCATAGCCTACATGTTCTGGAAGCTGCAGCACAGCGATCGCACCCGTCAGCTGTTCCCCACAGCCTTGCAGCATGCCGCAGATTTTATTGGCAAGGCCAAGGCCAATGCCGAGCGCTTCAGGAAACGTTCGTCCTTGCAGTGCTAttcctttttgtgtggcaatGCCGGGATCTATGCGGTGTCTGCCGCCATCTCTGCGGCACTCAACGACACCGAGGAGCTGTCCAAGGATGTGGCAAACTTCAAGGCTGCGAAGCCCAAGGGCAAAAGCGACGGCGGCTACGATGAGATGTTGGTGGGTCGAGCGGGCTATCTGTCCGGCTGCTACTGGCTGAATGACACGCTGCCCGGGCAGACTATCCCCGATGAGGATctgatttccatttgccaaatGGTCGTGGCCAATGGCCGCGAGTACAGCACCAAGAAGCACTCGGCCCTGCCGCTGATGTACGAATTTCATGGCACGGAATATTTGGGCGCCGCTCATGGAGTCTGCGGCATCATGCACATGCTCCTAGAGAGTCCCTGGTTTAGGCAGCATCCCGGCATGGAGTCTACCGGAATGCCATTCGGACTCTCCACTCCCTCGGACGTGTTGCACGATGTCAAGCGCACCGTTGACTGTTTGCTGAGGTTGCAGGATGCCGAAGGCAACTTCCCTGTGGCCCTGGAGGATGGCAGCGAGCGGAGACTGGTGCACTGGTGTCATGGCGCACCTGGGATCGTCTATGTGCTGGCCAAGACTCATCTGATCTTCCAGGAGGAACGCTATCTGTTGGCCCTGCGCCGCTCTGCCGATTTTGTGTGGCGTCGCGGTGTCCTGCGCAAGGGTCCTGGTCTCTGTCACGGTGTCGCCGGCAATGGTTATGTTTTCTTGTTGCTCTTCCGTTTGACCCATGAAATGATGTACCTGTACAGAGCCCACAAATTCGTGGAGCTGCTGAGCAGCGAGGAGTTCAAGCAGAAGGCACGCACCCCGGATCGCCCACACAGTCTGTTTGAGGGCGTGGCTGGGACTGTTTGCTATTTGGTGGATTTGCTGCAGCCAGAGGAggcacattttccatttatggATGTTTTCCATTAGGAAAAACTCTACCCAACACTCCAAAAACACAGCACCCCTTCCAGTACTCAAGGGAAGTCTCCTTGGAGCTCTTCTTTTCTGCCTTAAATTAAGCCAGAATATTTGTCTTTAAGGCTCCCAGCTGAACATTTTCCCAGTCCGAGCTTGTCCTTCCTTGAGGTTCTTCCTTCACTTCATAAATTAATcaacaattaaacaacaaaaagcctGATTATAATTTTCCTGGAAACATCGCTGGCGTCGAAAGTTCCTGGcatttctgtggctgccaACTGGAAGGACATTTTCGGTGAATAAACATTGAACATTATTTCAAGAGCGAGCGCTCCTTGGAGTGTGTTCTGTGCTGAGTGCTGCATGTGTTTTGCCGTTGCAAGTAGTTTGTGTAGTGCATTGTGCTTGCCGCTTAGTGGTCGACTAATGCCGTAGCTTAGCAGGCAACCAGAAAAGGGTTCCTTTTGCCTGGTGTTTTGTGTAATTAACAGGGGCATTCAAAAGCTCCACCTTCATGCCCCACTCGCTGCTGGTCTGCAGTCTgcttgcctctctctcgcactgCGGTTGCCAGACACagatttcaaattgaaatttagctgaggaaatgtttgaatacattttcccACTCATTTGCAGCAGTCAACAGACACACTCGGAGGtgcacagacagagaggagtGATGGAGAGACAGTCACAGGCAGCTGCTAGTCGTCCGCTCTattgcaacatgcaacatgtcAATTAGTCGCAAGTTTTCTACCatttgcttctgttgttggccaacagctgccaaatttaattttaccaATCCTTGAACCCTGTGCTAGCTCTGCCCCAAACCTTCAGCTTGTTGCACAGAGATTCAAAGCATTTTCATGtcactgcaacaaaaaaaaagagtgtggCAAAGAGGCACAGGAAAAACAGCTGAAAACCaagtgaaaacttttcaacATGTGttggcaaaaaggcaaaaaatgTCGAAAGAAAACTCCTTAAaagttgtgtgtgggtggggcgGGGGCCGGGGGCAGAAGCTGAGGCAGTTGGAAAAAGGTGCcaagtggcatgtggcaagtggcaggtaATAATCTATGCATGTGTGGGTGGACAAGTAGAagtttctatgtgtgtgtgtgtgagtgtgtggggggtGAGCTTTTGGTCGACACTTGGCAGCACTTTACATTtattgtggcagtggcaaggagaagagaagaagtCACAGGACGCCGAGGCACGAGCTCCGAAGTGAGGAATGCATTTGAAAGTGCCTGTCATGGCAAAGCCAACAGAGAGTCCAGGGGCGGAAGGGGGGGTTGGCTGTAAGCTGTCTTAGTTGCTTATTATGCAACCCTCCAgtgccgcccagcagcagccccagagCCCCACAGAGTCATCGTCGCCTGAGCGTGCGGAAATGAGCAGCTGTCTTGGCCTGCAACACAcactctgtcgctctctctcttcttccaCTTCGCTTTCTCAGAGACTTTCCCCATGTTCAAGTTTAAGCCTGGCCAACAGCAGTTTCCCCTTCGACTCACTTGGCGCTAAGTAGTCGCGCAGCAGTCGAGTGCAATGAAATTTTAGCTGCAGCCTCCTAGAGCCTTCAGCTACTAAGTCAAAcccatacacaaacacacaaacacacaggcacacacactaGTGTCATAAGAGgaggcagctgcaactgcaagcagcagccattttTTATCATCATTTCCGGAACTCGTTGACAAACGGAAGCGACGAGCCGAAGTGCCAGCAGaggcgagagggagaggagggAGGAATGATGATTGTAAAAAGGGTGCAGAATAGGGGGAAGAGTGTGTAGTGCAGAGCTGTTTGGGGTGTTGCCACTCCAACTCTGCGACTCTGCAACTCTCCACTATCCACTCTCGAAACGGATATGACCGAAATCGCATGGCCATTGCttataattttacatttgaaaaCTACACTTTGGTGCCACTTTTACAGTTGTAAGTATGTGCTTACTTATACATCGAACGATGCGATTATACTGCTGCCACAGAAAGGCCAGCACAGAAAGGGGATGCGATA
The sequence above is a segment of the Drosophila subobscura isolate 14011-0131.10 chromosome U, UCBerk_Dsub_1.0, whole genome shotgun sequence genome. Coding sequences within it:
- the LOC117900500 gene encoding lanC-like protein 3 homolog, whose protein sequence is MEIRYFNNPYPDFPRNGDFLLDEERVKDLISTYVKTILAECKPQVEDRGDVYVGNAGIAYMFWKLQHSDRTRQLFPTALQHAADFIGKAKANAERFRKRSSLQCYSFLCGNAGIYAVSAAISAALNDTEELSKDVANFKAAKPKGKSDGGYDEMLVGRAGYLSGCYWLNDTLPGQTIPDEDLISICQMVVANGREYSTKKHSALPLMYEFHGTEYLGAAHGVCGIMHMLLESPWFRQHPGMESTGMPFGLSTPSDVLHDVKRTVDCLLRLQDAEGNFPVALEDGSERRLVHWCHGAPGIVYVLAKTHLIFQEERYLLALRRSADFVWRRGVLRKGPGLCHGVAGNGYVFLLLFRLTHEMMYLYRAHKFVELLSSEEFKQKARTPDRPHSLFEGVAGTVCYLVDLLQPEEAHFPFMDVFH